In Wolinella succinogenes DSM 1740, a single genomic region encodes these proteins:
- a CDS encoding heavy metal translocating P-type ATPase, translating to MEKLEGARFCLEGLNCAHCAGKIEEEIGTLSGVKSARVDFAQQRLVLETLEGEGERIFEEAKRLIKEIEPHVTLLKQEEAGHGREGELALKEALKSPRFLLFALGSLFFALAVFPKADPSWDVWIYLVAYGLIGGEILLLAFRNILRGQVFDENFLMSLATIGAFAIGEYPEGVAVMFFYRIGEFFQDLAVERSRKSITSLMGIRPEFARLKEGEELLEVEPASVLVGSTILVRPGERVPLDGVILLGNSTLDLSALTGESLPKEVSAGDEILSGAINKTGVLEVRTTKSFGESTVAKILDLVQNASAKKAKTEQFITKFARYYTPFVVISAVLLAFLPPLLIEGALLEEWFRRSLVFLVVSCPCALVVSIPLTFFAGIGGASKAGILIKGGNFLEALHEVDTVVFDKTGTLTKGFFEVAETVAMEGFSKEEVLALASSVESHSNHPIALSIKRASQASQKVEVSDYQELSGYGVSAKVEGRIVLAGNAKLMKEQGVSIPSGMSDETLVYVALEGRLAGYLILRDEIKPEAASLIERLKNLGIKQLVMLTGDKKESAQKVAQAIGITSFEAELLPHEKVERFEALLGARATQGKSVFVGDGINDAPVLALSDVGIAMGGVGSDAAIEAADVVIMNDEIGKVATAIAIAQKTHTIVWQNIIFALGVKGAILIMGAFGVATMWEAVFGDVGVALIAVLNATRVMNLKES from the coding sequence ATGGAGAAGCTTGAAGGCGCTCGATTCTGCCTTGAGGGGCTCAACTGCGCCCACTGCGCGGGGAAGATTGAAGAAGAGATTGGAACGCTCTCTGGCGTGAAGAGCGCACGAGTCGATTTTGCCCAACAGAGATTAGTGCTAGAGACGCTAGAGGGCGAAGGGGAGCGAATCTTTGAGGAGGCAAAGCGCCTCATCAAAGAGATTGAGCCTCATGTCACGCTGCTTAAACAGGAGGAGGCAGGGCATGGACGAGAGGGAGAGCTTGCCCTCAAAGAGGCACTGAAATCCCCTCGATTCCTTCTTTTTGCTCTAGGGAGCCTCTTTTTTGCTCTTGCGGTGTTTCCCAAGGCAGACCCTTCATGGGATGTTTGGATCTATCTGGTGGCCTATGGACTTATCGGGGGCGAGATTCTCCTGTTGGCGTTTAGGAACATCTTGCGGGGTCAGGTTTTTGATGAGAATTTTTTGATGAGTCTTGCCACCATCGGGGCGTTTGCCATCGGGGAGTATCCTGAGGGGGTGGCGGTGATGTTCTTCTATCGCATCGGCGAATTCTTCCAAGATTTGGCGGTGGAGCGCTCTCGTAAATCAATCACCTCTTTGATGGGAATCCGCCCTGAGTTTGCTCGCCTCAAAGAGGGTGAGGAGCTCTTGGAGGTTGAGCCCGCTTCCGTTTTAGTGGGAAGCACGATCTTGGTGCGCCCTGGGGAGCGCGTGCCCCTAGATGGAGTGATCCTCCTAGGGAATTCCACGCTTGACCTCTCCGCACTCACAGGAGAATCGCTCCCTAAAGAGGTGAGCGCAGGCGATGAGATTCTCTCAGGTGCAATCAATAAAACAGGGGTTTTGGAGGTGCGCACCACAAAGAGTTTTGGCGAATCAACCGTGGCAAAGATACTTGATCTCGTTCAAAACGCTAGTGCCAAAAAGGCTAAGACGGAGCAATTCATCACGAAATTTGCCCGCTACTATACGCCTTTTGTGGTGATTTCGGCAGTTTTGTTGGCCTTTTTGCCTCCTTTGTTGATTGAAGGGGCGCTTTTGGAGGAGTGGTTTAGGCGTTCGCTCGTTTTCCTCGTCGTCTCTTGCCCTTGCGCGCTGGTCGTCTCCATCCCTCTCACCTTTTTTGCAGGAATCGGAGGGGCATCCAAAGCAGGAATCCTCATCAAGGGGGGTAACTTCCTTGAGGCGCTTCATGAGGTGGATACAGTGGTGTTTGACAAGACGGGTACCCTCACGAAAGGTTTCTTTGAGGTCGCTGAGACAGTAGCCATGGAGGGCTTCTCCAAAGAGGAGGTGCTCGCTCTTGCCTCCAGCGTGGAATCTCACTCCAATCACCCTATCGCCCTCTCTATCAAGCGAGCCTCGCAAGCGAGCCAAAAGGTCGAAGTGAGCGACTATCAAGAGCTCTCTGGCTATGGCGTGAGCGCCAAAGTGGAGGGGAGAATCGTGTTGGCAGGGAATGCGAAGCTCATGAAAGAGCAAGGGGTGAGTATCCCTTCGGGGATGAGTGATGAGACGCTTGTCTATGTGGCCTTGGAGGGGCGATTGGCGGGTTATTTGATTCTTCGTGATGAGATCAAACCCGAAGCCGCTAGCCTCATTGAGCGCCTCAAAAATCTAGGAATCAAGCAGCTTGTCATGCTCACGGGTGACAAAAAAGAGAGCGCGCAAAAGGTCGCCCAAGCCATTGGGATCACCTCTTTTGAGGCCGAACTTCTCCCTCATGAGAAAGTGGAGCGCTTCGAGGCTCTCTTGGGCGCGCGTGCCACGCAAGGCAAAAGCGTCTTTGTGGGGGATGGAATCAATGATGCGCCCGTGTTGGCGCTAAGCGATGTGGGGATTGCCATGGGGGGCGTAGGATCGGATGCGGCGATTGAGGCGGCAGATGTGGTGATCATGAATGATGAGATTGGCAAGGTTGCCACCGCCATTGCCATCGCTCAAAAGACGCACACGATTGTTTGGCAGAACATCATTTTTGCTCTTGGGGTCAAAGGAGCGATTCTTATCATGGGTGCCTTTGGGGTGGCAACCATGTGGGAAGCGGTCTTTGGAGATGTGGGCGTGGCGCTGATTGCAGTGCTCAATGCCACTAGAGTGATGAACCTCAAAGAATCTTAA
- a CDS encoding FecCD family ABC transporter permease, with product MGKKTAIAGMGILLILVALGALWIGQYPFSIEEYIAALKSLVGLESGIEEGRVRAVGNILWDIRLPRILAAILVGASLAVAGAAFQGLFVNPLVSPGILGVLQGASFGAGLGMLFSKPTIIIQLSAFAFGFLAVLLALFISRVYGKNRSILMLVLGGMISSSFFGALLSLIKYVADPNNALPAIVYWLMGSLASVQLEGVGAVSIPMGISILMLVGLGKHLNLMSLGEEEALAMGVEVKRIRLVVIFLGTLLGSLSVMLSGVIGWVGLVIPHIARLLIGADHTYLIPFCALLGGVFLLVVDSVARVATSVEIPLGILTALVGIPVFLGVLHRSFKKA from the coding sequence TTGGGAAAGAAAACGGCAATAGCAGGGATGGGGATTTTGTTGATTCTCGTGGCTCTAGGAGCTCTTTGGATAGGGCAATATCCTTTTTCGATAGAGGAGTATATTGCTGCTTTAAAGAGTCTTGTGGGACTTGAGTCTGGCATAGAAGAGGGTAGAGTAAGGGCTGTGGGGAATATCCTGTGGGATATTCGTCTGCCAAGAATCTTGGCGGCGATTCTAGTTGGTGCCTCTTTGGCGGTTGCTGGAGCGGCTTTTCAAGGGCTTTTTGTCAACCCTCTTGTCTCTCCTGGAATCTTGGGTGTACTTCAGGGGGCCTCTTTTGGGGCGGGACTTGGGATGCTCTTTTCTAAGCCCACGATCATAATTCAATTGAGTGCTTTTGCTTTCGGCTTTTTGGCGGTGCTCTTAGCCCTTTTTATATCGAGAGTCTATGGGAAAAATCGTTCCATTTTAATGCTGGTCCTGGGTGGCATGATCAGCTCGTCATTTTTTGGAGCGCTCCTATCGCTGATCAAATATGTGGCTGACCCTAATAACGCCCTTCCCGCAATTGTTTATTGGCTGATGGGCTCTTTGGCGTCTGTGCAATTAGAGGGGGTCGGGGCGGTCTCGATTCCTATGGGGATTTCTATTTTGATGCTCGTAGGGCTTGGAAAACACCTCAATCTTATGAGCCTAGGAGAAGAGGAGGCCTTGGCGATGGGGGTGGAGGTGAAGAGAATTCGCTTGGTGGTGATTTTTCTGGGGACTCTTTTAGGCTCTTTGAGCGTCATGCTCTCGGGAGTGATTGGTTGGGTTGGGTTGGTAATTCCCCATATTGCAAGACTTTTGATCGGGGCGGATCATACCTATTTAATTCCCTTTTGTGCACTTTTGGGTGGCGTTTTTCTTTTGGTGGTTGATTCGGTAGCGCGAGTTGCAACAAGTGTAGAGATTCCTCTTGGAATATTGACGGCTTTAGTGGGAATTCCTGTTTTTCTTGGGGTGCTTCATCGCTCCTTCAAAAAGGCTTAG
- a CDS encoding TonB-dependent receptor: MKNSIVLWGSLGLASVLMADSSVYELGRVEINEKSDISKNPSLEIVTQETIRETEAKSVVDALQSVPGIYTDYAGARGETKVRLRGFSSTRVPLYIDGIPIYVPYDHNIDLGRFKTYDIGEIDVSKGYVSPMYGANTMGGAINLVTRRPTKEFEGEVGAGIFSGKGQEQYLTLGTKQELFYGLISASNVQRDYYKLSGDYEEAGHQQGKKRSNSESKDQKVNLKVGYTPNDTDEYSFNYIVQRGEKEQPWFAMERRKNSDGSWKDGSGMYNRNWDWADWDKTSYYLITKTAIKEHYLKTRWYYDTFYNKIFFRGTPGSPTQNIITETSEYDDNTFGGMVEGDLQLAKGHLLKLFVSQKYDNHKDKNYVDSSNTRYADLKDEGKTTSLGAEYSWLMSDQWTWTLGGSYDKNEVTKAEYRNSAGTQILGEFPKYETNAFNPQTILSYKAKEGLTFYGSISKKSNMPTLKDRYSSKFGDYVLNPGLDSERSTTYELGSNWAVNENHYAKTALFLTKTKDYIASYSGVSNSDSTLGCVGANCKQMQNFDQEEHKGVELTLDSYWSDQFKSTLSYVYIDASIEDSQTKDAKYTTDTPDHTLYASVTYSPFYSINITPVVRYESERYLSVDGSDKSTPHTLVDLRVAYRPVKSFEVAAGVKNMFDKNYYISYGYPQEGRNYYLNVRYSF; the protein is encoded by the coding sequence TTGAAGAATAGTATCGTTTTGTGGGGATCACTAGGGTTGGCTTCAGTTTTGATGGCGGATTCTTCAGTGTATGAATTGGGGCGTGTGGAGATAAACGAGAAGAGTGATATCTCTAAAAACCCAAGCCTAGAGATTGTGACCCAGGAGACCATCAGAGAGACAGAGGCCAAGAGCGTCGTGGACGCGCTCCAAAGCGTGCCAGGAATCTATACGGATTATGCAGGAGCGAGGGGTGAAACTAAGGTTCGTCTAAGAGGCTTCTCTAGCACGCGAGTTCCCCTCTATATTGATGGAATCCCTATCTATGTTCCTTATGATCACAATATCGACCTAGGACGTTTCAAAACTTATGATATTGGGGAGATTGACGTCTCTAAGGGCTATGTTTCTCCCATGTATGGAGCCAACACGATGGGAGGTGCGATCAACTTGGTCACGAGAAGGCCCACTAAAGAGTTTGAAGGAGAGGTGGGAGCAGGAATTTTTAGTGGCAAGGGACAGGAGCAATATCTCACGCTTGGCACCAAGCAAGAGCTTTTTTATGGTCTCATTTCTGCCTCTAATGTTCAAAGAGACTACTATAAGCTTTCGGGTGACTACGAGGAGGCAGGGCATCAGCAGGGAAAGAAGCGATCTAATTCCGAATCTAAGGATCAAAAAGTCAATCTTAAGGTCGGATACACTCCCAATGATACGGATGAATACTCGTTCAACTATATTGTCCAACGAGGCGAAAAAGAGCAGCCTTGGTTTGCAATGGAGAGACGAAAAAACAGCGATGGCAGCTGGAAAGATGGTTCGGGAATGTATAACCGTAACTGGGATTGGGCGGATTGGGATAAGACCAGCTACTACTTGATCACCAAGACGGCAATCAAGGAGCATTATCTAAAAACAAGATGGTATTACGATACTTTCTATAACAAGATTTTCTTTAGAGGCACGCCCGGCTCCCCTACTCAAAACATCATCACTGAGACCTCTGAATACGATGATAATACTTTTGGCGGGATGGTTGAGGGGGATTTGCAATTGGCCAAAGGGCATCTCTTGAAACTGTTCGTTTCCCAGAAATACGATAATCACAAGGACAAAAATTATGTGGATTCTTCTAATACTCGCTATGCTGACTTGAAAGATGAAGGCAAGACCACCTCGTTGGGCGCTGAATACTCATGGCTTATGAGTGACCAATGGACATGGACTCTTGGGGGGAGCTACGACAAAAATGAAGTGACTAAAGCAGAATATCGAAACAGCGCTGGCACGCAGATACTAGGTGAGTTTCCAAAGTATGAGACGAATGCCTTCAATCCTCAGACGATTCTCTCTTATAAGGCCAAAGAGGGGTTGACCTTTTATGGTAGCATCTCCAAGAAGAGCAATATGCCCACACTCAAAGATCGATATTCGTCAAAGTTTGGAGATTATGTTTTAAATCCTGGATTAGACTCAGAGCGTTCCACTACCTATGAGCTCGGCTCTAATTGGGCGGTCAATGAAAATCACTACGCCAAAACAGCACTCTTTTTAACCAAGACCAAAGACTATATCGCCTCCTATTCGGGCGTTTCTAATAGCGATTCGACTCTTGGATGCGTGGGGGCGAACTGCAAACAGATGCAAAACTTTGACCAAGAAGAGCATAAGGGGGTTGAATTGACACTCGATTCTTATTGGAGTGATCAATTCAAGAGCACTTTGTCGTATGTCTATATCGATGCATCAATCGAAGATAGCCAAACCAAAGATGCCAAATACACAACCGACACTCCTGATCACACTCTTTATGCGAGTGTGACCTACTCACCATTTTATTCAATTAATATTACTCCTGTTGTAAGATATGAGAGTGAGCGCTATTTGAGCGTTGATGGAAGCGATAAGAGCACTCCCCACACGCTTGTGGATCTTCGAGTTGCCTATCGTCCCGTGAAGTCATTTGAGGTCGCTGCGGGAGTGAAGAATATGTTTGATAAGAATTACTACATCAGCTATGGCTACCCCCAAGAGGGAAGGAATTATTATCTCAACGTGAGATACTCATTTTGA
- a CDS encoding class I SAM-dependent methyltransferase, which produces MNSSNIEAIDFSLLYTLQKRASSANRRKNPEDWDKKAWEMNVNIHEGYYNDKMEEKIDLSDAETILDVGCGPGTFALRFAPKVKHAYAFDFSPKMLEVLHHNASERGVENLTSFCIDLEKEWRGVPLCDVVIASRCLEVDNIASVLQKLHHQAKKRVYLTFKEGRSFLSDEILEVMGREIIPKPDYIYLLNILYGMGIRAKVDFIDPGNDGYKMATLEEYIYSLTWAQDGLSPEEEARARAYYLECQAQGKTPAHRNNRWALISWEK; this is translated from the coding sequence ATGAATTCTAGCAACATCGAGGCGATCGATTTTTCGCTTCTCTATACCTTGCAAAAGCGCGCTTCATCGGCCAATAGACGCAAAAATCCTGAAGATTGGGATAAAAAGGCGTGGGAGATGAATGTCAATATCCACGAGGGATACTACAACGACAAGATGGAGGAGAAGATCGATTTAAGCGATGCGGAGACGATTTTGGATGTGGGGTGCGGACCGGGGACTTTTGCCTTGCGATTCGCCCCAAAGGTCAAGCACGCCTATGCTTTTGACTTTTCGCCTAAGATGCTAGAGGTGCTCCACCACAATGCAAGCGAGCGAGGAGTGGAGAATCTCACCAGCTTCTGCATCGATTTGGAGAAGGAGTGGAGGGGGGTGCCTCTGTGTGATGTAGTCATCGCCTCTCGTTGTTTGGAGGTGGATAATATCGCTTCGGTGCTCCAAAAGCTTCACCATCAGGCCAAAAAGCGCGTCTATCTCACTTTCAAAGAGGGGCGGAGTTTTTTGAGTGATGAGATTTTGGAGGTGATGGGGCGTGAAATCATCCCTAAGCCCGATTATATCTATCTGCTCAATATTCTCTATGGGATGGGGATTAGAGCTAAGGTCGATTTCATCGATCCGGGTAATGATGGCTATAAAATGGCCACTTTGGAGGAGTATATCTACTCTCTCACTTGGGCGCAAGATGGCCTCAGCCCTGAAGAAGAGGCGCGCGCTAGAGCCTACTACCTAGAGTGCCAAGCCCAAGGCAAAACCCCCGCCCATCGCAATAATCGCTGGGCGCTCATCTCGTGGGAGAAGTAG
- a CDS encoding iron ABC transporter substrate-binding protein: MRVWLAIWFWLLVGSLWANETMVDMAGREVEIPLEVSKAFAASPPMMTLLYILAPEKMMGVNYSFSEQEKRFMRREVQNLPVLGGFFGGGNQANLEKIISLRPDVVFAWDLALGNMKGFEERLNAFGIPVIYLRQNTLKDSLEAVEVMGRFLHKEDRAHQLIAYGEESLSRVEKSVESLGDTPKKRVYFAQGEDGLYTECDIDAQSEVIALAGGVNVHHCPKGSRGKRERISMEKLYLYDPDVIFVRERPFFESLKSNRSWQKLRAYREGKVYLDAASPFSWLSRPPSFMRLWGVLWVHHRLYPDHLEMDEVSEVARFYRLFLGIELSEEDSRKLLKGE, encoded by the coding sequence ATGAGGGTTTGGCTGGCAATTTGGTTTTGGCTTTTGGTGGGAAGTCTTTGGGCAAATGAAACAATGGTGGATATGGCAGGAAGAGAGGTGGAGATTCCTCTGGAAGTCTCTAAGGCCTTCGCCGCCTCTCCTCCGATGATGACGCTTCTTTATATTCTCGCCCCCGAAAAGATGATGGGGGTGAACTACTCTTTTTCGGAGCAAGAGAAGCGCTTCATGAGGAGAGAGGTTCAAAATCTCCCTGTTTTGGGGGGATTTTTTGGCGGAGGAAATCAGGCTAATCTTGAAAAAATCATCTCCCTTCGCCCCGATGTGGTTTTTGCATGGGATTTGGCATTGGGAAATATGAAGGGTTTTGAGGAGCGCTTGAATGCGTTTGGGATTCCTGTGATTTATTTACGCCAAAACACACTCAAGGACAGCCTTGAGGCGGTGGAGGTGATGGGTCGTTTTTTACACAAGGAGGATCGTGCCCATCAGCTTATTGCCTATGGGGAAGAGTCTCTCTCTAGGGTTGAGAAGAGCGTGGAGTCACTTGGGGACACCCCTAAAAAGAGGGTCTATTTTGCCCAAGGGGAAGATGGGCTCTATACAGAGTGTGACATTGATGCCCAGTCAGAGGTGATTGCTCTAGCGGGAGGGGTGAATGTTCATCATTGTCCCAAAGGTTCGAGGGGGAAACGAGAGCGAATCTCTATGGAGAAACTCTATCTTTATGACCCTGATGTGATTTTTGTCCGTGAGAGGCCATTTTTTGAAAGTCTAAAAAGCAATCGATCATGGCAAAAACTTCGAGCTTACAGGGAGGGGAAGGTCTATTTGGATGCCGCATCACCTTTTAGTTGGCTGAGTCGGCCCCCCTCTTTTATGCGTTTATGGGGAGTGCTTTGGGTGCATCATCGCCTCTATCCAGATCATTTGGAGATGGATGAGGTGAGCGAAGTGGCGCGATTTTATCGACTCTTTTTGGGCATAGAGCTAAGTGAAGAGGATTCTAGAAAATTATTAAAAGGAGAATGA
- a CDS encoding ABC transporter ATP-binding protein, whose translation MLCVKEVAGGYGARDILSGLSFTLEAGRVVSILGANGSGKSTLLKMIIGALPYRGEIFLGGREAKTLRASKRAELVAYVPQSYLIPFEFSVLEVVLMGRFRESPFGFGYSKEDRRIALEALERIGAQTLIPRVYRELSGGERQLVLLAQALAQNSSMILMDEPVTGLDFGNQRRLLSLMGELAGEGKSIIQTTHYPDHALEVSHQVIWIEKGEILAQGSPRETITPQRIYQVYGVETELVNHPRGGDRLVTPSIRFEREGIA comes from the coding sequence ATGTTGTGTGTCAAAGAGGTCGCGGGGGGTTATGGGGCGAGAGATATCCTCTCTGGCTTGAGTTTTACACTTGAAGCGGGGAGGGTCGTCTCTATTTTGGGGGCTAATGGCAGCGGAAAGAGCACTCTTTTGAAGATGATCATTGGAGCGTTGCCCTATCGCGGAGAGATTTTTTTAGGGGGTAGAGAGGCCAAGACTCTGAGAGCCTCTAAACGAGCAGAATTAGTCGCTTACGTACCTCAAAGTTACCTGATTCCTTTTGAGTTTAGCGTTTTGGAAGTGGTTCTCATGGGAAGATTTAGAGAATCGCCCTTTGGATTTGGCTACTCCAAAGAGGATAGGCGAATCGCCTTGGAGGCGCTAGAGAGAATTGGTGCGCAAACCTTAATCCCTCGCGTATATAGAGAGTTGAGCGGCGGAGAGAGACAATTGGTGCTTTTAGCACAGGCCTTGGCTCAAAATAGCTCCATGATATTGATGGATGAACCCGTCACAGGTTTAGATTTTGGAAATCAGAGGCGGTTGCTTTCGCTCATGGGGGAGCTGGCTGGAGAGGGAAAGAGCATCATTCAGACCACGCACTATCCCGATCATGCGCTCGAAGTTTCCCATCAAGTGATCTGGATAGAGAAGGGAGAAATTTTGGCACAAGGATCCCCTAGGGAGACGATCACGCCCCAGCGAATTTATCAAGTTTATGGCGTGGAGACGGAGCTTGTGAATCATCCCAGGGGAGGAGATAGATTGGTAACCCCTTCGATTCGTTTTGAGCGAGAGGGTATAGCATGA
- a CDS encoding energy transducer TonB, giving the protein MSERRYSQVGWSFSIVLHGAIWLFWAFLGVTPPVIEERKISLPLGMILSQEPSPLLSAPTPAPPPVMPLESSEPLEIPKPSLKNPAPHPKPLVKNRDKMAIEPKVTPLMSQERESISTDSLLSPAPLAVMEGVRETKEVEEEAYLFEQIRQIIQKNRSYPERARRRNIEGEVVVEFCLTPRGEVKDLVLVQSSGSAILDQHSLRLIEESKEQFPRPKESIKIELPIGYRLL; this is encoded by the coding sequence ATGAGCGAGAGAAGATATAGCCAAGTTGGGTGGAGTTTCTCGATCGTTCTTCATGGGGCGATTTGGCTTTTTTGGGCTTTTCTTGGGGTGACCCCTCCAGTCATAGAAGAGAGGAAGATTTCTCTCCCTTTGGGGATGATTCTCTCCCAAGAGCCCTCACCCCTTTTGTCTGCGCCCACTCCTGCACCTCCTCCAGTTATGCCCCTTGAATCCTCGGAACCTTTGGAGATTCCTAAGCCCTCTTTGAAGAATCCAGCTCCTCACCCTAAACCCCTTGTAAAGAATCGAGACAAGATGGCTATAGAGCCCAAAGTCACTCCTTTGATGTCCCAAGAGAGAGAATCAATCTCTACGGATAGCCTTTTATCACCCGCTCCCTTGGCAGTGATGGAGGGGGTGAGAGAGACCAAAGAAGTCGAAGAAGAGGCTTATCTCTTTGAGCAGATTCGCCAAATCATCCAAAAGAATCGAAGCTATCCAGAGCGCGCTAGACGAAGAAATATAGAGGGGGAGGTGGTGGTGGAGTTTTGCCTCACTCCTAGGGGCGAAGTCAAAGATTTGGTATTAGTGCAGAGCTCAGGTTCAGCTATTTTGGACCAGCACTCCCTAAGACTCATTGAAGAATCTAAAGAGCAATTCCCTCGACCCAAAGAGAGCATCAAGATCGAACTTCCTATTGGATATAGGTTGCTGTAA